CTGTGGTTACAGGGGCACTCTTAGTGTCAGTGGTTGTCGTTGAAGCAACTGGTGCAGTACCATTTTGCATGAAGTTTTGAATATCTTCTTTCGTCGTACGACCGTGTTTACCAGTCGCTGGGACTTGGCTGATATCCACGTTATTCTCACGCGCAAACTGACGAACAGATGGCATTGCCAATATTTTCCGATTTGGATCACTAATGGCAACCACGCTTGTGTCACTACTATTATTAGTTGCTACTGGTATTTCTGCCGCCTGAGGTGCTGGCGTTGTTGCTACGGATGCTGAAGCTGTTGCAGTATTGTGGCCTGGTGCATCAATCTCAACGAGCACTTGCCCGACTGTTGCAACTTCGCCTTCACCCACTAAGATTTTAACAATCTTACCACTAACAGGTGATGGGATTTCTTCAACTGATTTATCGTTTTGGACTTCTAATAAGGTATCGTCTTCTGCAATTGTATCGCCTTCTGCGACTGCCCATTTTTGGATTTCGCCTTCTGCAATCCCTTCACCAATATCTGGTAACTTAAATTGATAAACACCTTCACTGGCTGCTGGCGCTGCAGGTTGTTCTGCTGCTGGCGTAGTTGTTTCTGCTGTTGGTGCATCGTTACCTTCAACTCCTGGTGCATCGATTTCAACGAGGACTTGACCCACTGTTGCGACTTCACCTTCGCCCACTAGGATTTTAACAATCTTACCACTAACAGGTGATGGGATTTCTTCAACTGATTTATCATTTTGGACTTCTAATAATGTATCGTCTTCCGCAATTGTATCGCCTTCTGCGACTGCCCATTTTTGGATTTCGCCTTCTGCAATACCTTCACCGATATCTGGTAATTTAAATTGATATGCCATGCTTATGTCATCCCTTCCTTCGTTATCGACTAAAAGTTAATAACTTCCTTAACTTTATTTTCAATATCAGTTGCGTTTGGTAACCATGTTGATTCAGCTTGCCCAAATGGGAATGGTGTATCTGGTGCTGAAACGCGACCAATTGGTGCTTCTAATGAAAGGACAGCGCGTTCTGAAATTTCAGAAGCCACTTGTGCCCCAACACCCGCTTGTTTTTGTGCTTCTTGCACAATGACAACGCGACCTGTTTTTTCAACTGATGCAATAATGGTTTTAATATCTAATGGGGCGATGGTCCGCAAATCAATGATTTCGACTGAAATATTATCTTTAGCTAAATTTTCAGCCGCTTTCTTAGCCTCGCGAACCATTGCGCCGTAAGTGATGATTGAAACATCTGAACCTTCCAATGTGACAGCAGCTTTATCAAGTGGCACTGTGTAAGATTCGTCTGGCACTTCCTCACGGAATGAGCGATAAAGTTTCATATGTTCCAAATATAAAACAGGATCATTTGAACGAATCGCCGCAATCAATAAGCCTTTAGCGTCGTATGGATTGCTTGGGACAACTACTCGAATCCCAGGAATTTGGGTAATCATACCTTCAAAGTTATCTGAATGCATTTCAGGAGTATGCACACCGCCACCAAATGGTGCCCGGATTGTAATTGGCATATTGCGTGTGCCACCCATCCGATAACGAGTCCGTGACATTTGACCGGCAATTGAATCTAATGTTTCAAAAACAAAACCAAAGAATTGAATTTCCGGAACGGGTCTAAAACCTTCCAAAGCTAACCCGATTGATAAACCACCAATCCCAGATTCAGCTAAAGGTGTATCGAAAACGCGTTCTTCGCCATGTTTAGCTTGCAAGCCTTCAGTCGCACGGAAAACACCGCCATTTTTGCCGACATCTTCCCCGAAAATTAAGACATTTTCATCACTTGCTAGTTCTAAATCCAGCGCATTTGTAATTGCTTGAATCATTGTTTTTTGTGCCATCTTAATTCGACTCCTTTGCACTGTATTCTGTGATTTGTTCTTGAATATTTTGTGGTTGTTCTTCAAATGTTACTTTTAAGAAGTCAGTTACCTTTTGTTTAGGAATGGCATCTGCTTCATTGATTGCTTCTTTAATAGCTGCTTTAACTTGATCAATTAATTCATTTTCTTGATCTTCTGACCAGAGGCCCTTATCCGTTAAGAAACGACGCATTCTAACTAGTGGATCACGTTTCAACCAAATATCATCTGTTTCTTTTGTCCGATAACGAGTTGGGTCATCCCCGGAGAGTGTATGGGGTCCATAACGATAAGTTAAGGTTTCAATTAAAACAGGTCCGTTGCCAGCGGTTGTGAAATCTCTAGCTTCTTTCATGACTTCATAAACGGCTAGTGGATCCATCCCATCTACTTGGATAGCAGGAATCCCGGCAGCAACCCCCTTTTGGGCTAATGTCACTGCTGCTGTTTGTTTTTCACGCGGTACTGAAATCGCAAAACCGTTATTTTGAACAACGAAGATTGCAGGGGCTTTAAAGGCACCCGCAAAGTTAATGCCTTCATAGAAATCCCCCTGTGAAGTGCCACCGTCACCCGTATAAACGTAAACGGCGTTCTTAGATTGACGTTTTTTCATCCCAACAGCGACACCCATTGCTTGAATGTATTGTGCCCCGATAATAATTTGTGGTGGCATTGCTTTGAGTGATTCTGGATACTTGTTACCTTCGATATGACCACGTGACCATAAGAAAGCTTGTGATAGAGGTAAGCCATGTTGCACCAATTGTGGTACATCACGATAACCAGGGAATAAGAAGTCATCCTTACTCATCGCAAAATTACTTGCTAATTGACTTGCTTCTTGTCCGGCAGTTGGTGCGTAAAACCCTAAACGCCCTTGACGGTTTAAAGCGGTCGCACGTTGATCAAGCACCCGTGACCAAACCATTTGTTTCATCAATTCAACAAGTTGGTCATCACTTAAATCTGGCATGATATCAGGATTTACAACTTGGCCAGTTTCATCTAAGATCTGAACTGTTTTAAAATCTTGGCTTTCATCGCCGAGTAGTTTATCAAAAT
This DNA window, taken from Latilactobacillus sakei, encodes the following:
- a CDS encoding dihydrolipoamide acetyltransferase gives rise to the protein MAYQFKLPDIGEGIAEGEIQKWAVAEGDTIAEDDTLLEVQNDKSVEEIPSPVSGKIVKILVGEGEVATVGQVLVEIDAPGVEGNDAPTAETTTPAAEQPAAPAASEGVYQFKLPDIGEGIAEGEIQKWAVAEGDTIAEDDTLLEVQNDKSVEEIPSPVSGKIVKILVGEGEVATVGQVLVEIDAPGHNTATASASVATTPAPQAAEIPVATNNSSDTSVVAISDPNRKILAMPSVRQFARENNVDISQVPATGKHGRTTKEDIQNFMQNGTAPVASTTTTDTKSAPVTTATPEPAVAVKPYESATPELETREKMSPTRKAIAKAMVTSKHTAPHVTLFDEVEVSKLMTHRKKFKDVAAKKDIKLTFLPYIVKALVTVLRDFPTLNASIDDTTSEIVYKHYINVGIATDTDHGLYVPNIKDADSKSIFAIAKEIGENTQKALDNKLKPAEMSGGSMTISNIGSIGGGWFTPVVNYPEVAILGVGRIGTEPIVNEDGELAVGKVLKLSLSFDHRLIDGGTAQRAMNELKELLADPELLLMEG
- a CDS encoding alpha-ketoacid dehydrogenase subunit beta gives rise to the protein MAQKTMIQAITNALDLELASDENVLIFGEDVGKNGGVFRATEGLQAKHGEERVFDTPLAESGIGGLSIGLALEGFRPVPEIQFFGFVFETLDSIAGQMSRTRYRMGGTRNMPITIRAPFGGGVHTPEMHSDNFEGMITQIPGIRVVVPSNPYDAKGLLIAAIRSNDPVLYLEHMKLYRSFREEVPDESYTVPLDKAAVTLEGSDVSIITYGAMVREAKKAAENLAKDNISVEIIDLRTIAPLDIKTIIASVEKTGRVVIVQEAQKQAGVGAQVASEISERAVLSLEAPIGRVSAPDTPFPFGQAESTWLPNATDIENKVKEVINF
- the pdhA gene encoding pyruvate dehydrogenase (acetyl-transferring) E1 component subunit alpha, producing the protein MANNKAAVNFDKLLGDESQDFKTVQILDETGQVVNPDIMPDLSDDQLVELMKQMVWSRVLDQRATALNRQGRLGFYAPTAGQEASQLASNFAMSKDDFLFPGYRDVPQLVQHGLPLSQAFLWSRGHIEGNKYPESLKAMPPQIIIGAQYIQAMGVAVGMKKRQSKNAVYVYTGDGGTSQGDFYEGINFAGAFKAPAIFVVQNNGFAISVPREKQTAAVTLAQKGVAAGIPAIQVDGMDPLAVYEVMKEARDFTTAGNGPVLIETLTYRYGPHTLSGDDPTRYRTKETDDIWLKRDPLVRMRRFLTDKGLWSEDQENELIDQVKAAIKEAINEADAIPKQKVTDFLKVTFEEQPQNIQEQITEYSAKESN